The genomic window AGCCACTGGTTGCCCAGGCTCACCGCCATCACCGTGCGCACGGCGCCTGCGCCCAGCAGCGCCTGGGTCAGTACCAGCGCGGTGGCGTCGATCACCATGCCCATGCCGGTCAGCATCAGCGGCACTCGACCCAGCTCGATCAGCGCAGGATCACTGACGAACAGCCGCAGGATGGCCTCCGGGAACAGCCAGAACGGCGCGCCCAGCAGAGCCAGGCCGCAGGCCGCCACCTTGACCACGTCCCAGCCCCAGCGGTGCGCACTGTCGAAATCGCGCTCGCCCATGCTCTGGCTGACCAGTGTCGTGGCCGCCATGCCCAGGCCGACGCCCGGGAGGATCAGGAACAGCGCCAGGTTGATCAGCACATGGGCGACCGCCAGTTCGCGGGTGCCGACCTGGGCGATGATCCAGAACAGCAAGGTGATGCCGGCGGCGAAGAAGAACTGCTGCAGCGAGTTGGGCAGCGACAGGCGCAGCAGGGTGCGGATATCCCGCTCGCTGGGCAGGCGCGGGCGGAAACCCTGGGCGCGGGCGTCGCGCCAGGTGATCCAGGCGTAGATCGCCGAGCCCAGGAACAACGCCAGCGTGGTGCCCAGGCCGCTGCCCACCGCGCCCATCCGTGGCAGGCCGAACAGGCCGTGGATTAGGCTGTAGCTGATGGCCGCGTTGGCCAGGTGCATCACTACCAGGGTGCGCATGTACATGCCCGAGCGCCGGGTGCCGTTCCAGTAGCCGCGGAAGGAGAAGTTCAGGCCCACGGCGAGCACCGACAGCGCCCGCCATTCGAAATAGGGGATGCCGACCGCCAGCACATCCGGGTCGTTGGACAGGGCGCGGAGGATGGGTTCGGCGAACAGCAGGCAGATCAGCGTGATCGGCAGCGACAGGCCCAGCGCGACGAGCAGCCCGCCGTTGAGCGGCGCGGCCAGTTGGTCATGGCGGCCCTCGCCCCGTCGACGCGCCACCAGCGCCTGTACTCCGGCGCCAAGGCCCATCACCAGCGAGATGGCGACGAAGTTGGCGTAGCTACCGATGCCGACCCCGGCCAGGGACTTCTCTCCGAGGTGGCCAACCATCGCCGCGTCCACCAGATTGAGCAGGCTCTGACTGAGCATCCCGCCAATGATCGGCAGGCCCAGGCTGAGAATGTTCTGGAACCGCTGGCGCTCTAGCATGGCGTCTCTGGGCAGTGAGCTCCGGCCTGTTGTGGGTGTCCGCGGACCCGCGCCGGTGGGGCGCCGCTGGGGGAAATCCTAGCTGAAGGGACGAGGCTCCGCCGCCTTTTAGATCGGAATATGCGTACACCTATTGCGAAGTTGTTCCGGTGATATTTCCGATATTTGTGTGAGGCGCATCACGCTTTTTCGCCTTGGCGAACGAAATCGGCGTACTACGCTGAGACTCAATTGACCAGGGCAAACCTGTGCGAAAGCCAGGGACGCAAAGCCACCGATCTACAGCCCGGAAGGGCCATGACCGCGGGGTTGCCAAGCAGGCCGGACGTTCGTCCGCGCCTTCAGCGAGCGTGCGCTCGGCATCCTCCAACGTCCCGGTGAGCCTCCTGATCAACCCGTGCAGGTTGATGGTGTTTGTTGGCCCAAGGGAGCGCGCCGATGAATCAGCCAGTTCAGTACACCTACGGGTTCGCCCGGATGGCATTGCGCGATCAGGTCGTGTTCAAGTCCATCGTCGGCCTGCTCAGTGGCCGCACCGTGGCGCGCTGGGCCTATGTCGATGGCCCGGCCGACCTGTTGGTCGAGGGCGAAGAGGGCGAGCCGCGGGTGCAACTGCGCACCGCCGAGGGCGAGTCGCTCTGGGTACATTGGCCGCTGCGCGCCAGCGAAATCTTCGACTGCCTGGAGCGCGCCGCCCGCGCCATTGGCCAGCGGCCGGCGCAGTTGCCGGCCGCCGCGCTGCGCCTGAAGCATTGGCCGGCGGCCGCGCTGCTCACCGGCGACCATCGCTACGTGCGCCTGGCCACGCTGCTCTGCGCGCGGACCATGAGCCTGGATGAACTGTGCGAGCGCTCCGGTGTGCCGCGTCAGGTGACGGAAAGCTTCGTTCGCCTGATGGCAGCCCGGGAGATGTTCCTGCCGGATGAAGCCCTGCCGGCCAAGCCGGTGCCGCACACGGCCGCCCCCG from Pseudomonas sp. GCEP-101 includes these protein-coding regions:
- a CDS encoding MATE family efflux transporter, with translation MLERQRFQNILSLGLPIIGGMLSQSLLNLVDAAMVGHLGEKSLAGVGIGSYANFVAISLVMGLGAGVQALVARRRGEGRHDQLAAPLNGGLLVALGLSLPITLICLLFAEPILRALSNDPDVLAVGIPYFEWRALSVLAVGLNFSFRGYWNGTRRSGMYMRTLVVMHLANAAISYSLIHGLFGLPRMGAVGSGLGTTLALFLGSAIYAWITWRDARAQGFRPRLPSERDIRTLLRLSLPNSLQQFFFAAGITLLFWIIAQVGTRELAVAHVLINLALFLILPGVGLGMAATTLVSQSMGERDFDSAHRWGWDVVKVAACGLALLGAPFWLFPEAILRLFVSDPALIELGRVPLMLTGMGMVIDATALVLTQALLGAGAVRTVMAVSLGNQWLFFLPLAYLVGPVLGGGLLAIWSMQILQRGLASAIFAVMWQKRQWTQIEL